A portion of the Cryptomeria japonica chromosome 5, Sugi_1.0, whole genome shotgun sequence genome contains these proteins:
- the LOC131876038 gene encoding cysteine-rich repeat secretory protein 55-like, with product MPIAHNTMFQQMLLVFLLLGIAMLFIVAGAIITCNPDNYTSFKFGKNLEMVLDDLVNHTSSSNGFNTSVSGQNPDKVYGLLQCIGDTTEEECLSCSKQAISTARELCGNATGSKLCLDKCFLRYKNFSFVGKLNTDEKPFSNPVKIKDDPDGFSVAVQALFRNLTDDALRSPIRYASGQTSAPSFNQIFGILQCWRDITSVEDCNTCLKLAIHSMLGATDNGTHEGGQGCLGSCVAHYKIRPFFTPAPPPPSLQMPSQQPIQQPLITPSNMHIDILLKANFTYLAIVGNAID from the coding sequence ATGCCGATCGCCCACAATACAATGTTTCAGCAAATGCTCCTCGTTTTCCTGTTATTGGGCATCGCTATGTTGTTCATTGTTGCGGGAGCGATCATTACCTGCAATCCTGACAACTATACAAGTTTTAAATTCGGGAAGAATTTGGAGATGGTTCTGGATGATCTTGTGAACCATACATCATCCTCAAATGGTTTCAACACCTCTGTCTCTGGCCAAAATCCAGACAAAGTTTATGGACTTCTGCAATGTATAGGGGACACAACGGAGGAGGAATGTCTGAGCTGCTCAAAACAAGCAATCTCCACCGCTCGCGAGCTTTGTGGAAATGCCACTGGAAGTAAATTATGTCTGGACAAGTGCTTCTTACGCTACAAGAATTTTAGCTTCGTCGGAAAACTGAATACCGATGAGAAGCCTTTTTCCAATCCAGTGAAGATTAAGGATGACCCTGATGGGTTTAGTGTGGCAGTTCAGGCACTTTTCAGAAATCTGACAGATGACGCCCTTCGATCTCCTATTCGATATGCTTCTGGACAAACAAGCGCTCCTTCATTTAACCAGATATTCGGTATTCTTCAGTGCTGGAGAGATATAACTTCTGTTGAAGACTGCAACACATGCttaaaacttgcaattcattcGATGTTAGGGGCAACGGATAATGGAACTCATGAAGGAGGTCAGGGTTGCTTGGGAAGTTGTGTTGCTCATTATAAAATTAGACCATTCTTTACTCCTGCGCCTCCTCCGCCTTCCCTCCAAATGCCATCTCAACAACCGATTCAGCAGCCACTTATAACACCCAGTAATATGCATATCGATATTCTCTTAAAAGCTAATTTTACTTATCTTGCTATAGTGGGCAATGCGATTgactag
- the LOC131855846 gene encoding cysteine-rich receptor-like protein kinase 43, producing MILLLCLFAIRRKLKSALVLRKSATARKVDIDIEVNSMIERETIFNLENIKAATENFHDDNKLGEGGFGPVYKGTMSNGVQIAVKKLSVQSLQGKEEFLNEVKLIAKIQHRNLVNLLGYCVEGLERLLVYEFLSNNSLDKILFHPQRSKELGWHKRLNIILGIARGLLYLHEDSQLPIIHRDIKASNILLDEKMEPKISDFGLARLFSRDETHINTLRVAGTFGYMAPEYALGGQLSIKADVYSFGVVILEIICGIKNNDIRLSSEFQSLLEWVWRSYREGNTTNVIDKDIIESFSRDQVSRCIHVGLLCTQADASLRPGMSNAYAMLSNRFVGDLPDPTRPAYLSVTQRNTPLIISTSTSTSKSTSTSTSTSTSTPTRIVSPTSSATHLVYPSINDTSISNLGPR from the exons ATGATTCTACTGTTATGTCTATTTGCAATCCGGAGAAAATTGAAGTCCGCCTTAGTATTAAGGAAATCAGCTACCGCAAGGAAAG tggatatagatatagaggtaaaCTCAATGATTGAGCGTGAAACAATCTTCAACTTGGAAAATATCAAGGCTGCAACTGAGAATTTCCATGATGATAACAAGCTTGGAGAGGGAGGATTTGGTCCAGTCTATAAG GGCACAATGTCAAATGGAGTACAAATAGCAGTGAAGAAACTTTCTGTACAATCATTGCAAGGGAAAGAAGAGTTTCTAAATGAAGTTAAGCTGATTGCAAAAATTCAACATCGTAATCTTGTTAATCTACTTGGATATTGCGTAGAGGGATTAGAACGCTTGCTGGTTTACGAGTTCTTATCAAATAATAGCCTTGACAAAATACTCTTTC ATCCACAGAGAAGTAAAGAGCTTGGCTGGCACAAGCGTTTAAACATTATACTTGGAATAGCTCGTGGGCTTCTATACTTGCATGAAGATTCTCAGTTGCCCATCATTCATCGAGACATTAAAGCAAGTAATATTTTGCTTGATGAGAAAATGGAGCCAAAGATATCAGATTTTGGCTTAGCTAGACTATTTAGTCGAGATGAGACTCATATTAACACGTTGAGGGTTGCAGGAACATT TGGGTATATGGCACCAGAGTATGCTCTAGGAGGTCAACTATCAATTAAAGCTGATGTTTATAGTTTCGGTGTTGTCATTTTAGAAATTATATGTGGAATAAAGAACAATGATATTAGATTGTCCTCTGAATTCCAAAGCCTACTAGAATGG GTATGGAGATCTTATAGGGAAGGAAATACTACTAATGTGATTGATAAAGATATAATAGAAAGTTTCTCTAGAGACCAAGTTTCAAGATGCATTCATGTGGGTCTTCTGTGTACACAAGCAGATGCTTCACTTCGTCCAGGAATGTCCAATGCATATGCAATGCTTTCAAATCGTTTTGTGGGTGACTTACCAGATCCGACAAGGCCTGCCTATCTAAGTGTTACACAAAGAAATACCCCATTAAttatatcaacatctacatctacatctaaatctacatctacatctacatctacgTCTACATCAACACCTACAAGGATAGTCTCTCCTACTTCATCTGCAACTCATTTGGTATACCCATCTATCAATGATACATCGATATCAAATTTGGGTCCTAGATAA